In Stenotrophomonas sp. 610A2, one DNA window encodes the following:
- a CDS encoding structural protein P5 yields the protein MAAPRGVRNNNPGNIDRSGVAWQGEDRSDAARRKESRFCVFTSPEFGFRALAKVLQTYQNKHGLRTVKAIINRWAPPTENITSAYVREVAKALNVDPDARIDVTKFATAFGIAKAIARHENGGHYWPDELIVKGLELAGVRA from the coding sequence ATGGCAGCGCCCCGCGGTGTCCGCAACAACAACCCCGGCAACATCGACCGCAGCGGTGTCGCCTGGCAAGGCGAGGACCGCAGCGATGCGGCGCGCAGGAAGGAATCGCGCTTCTGCGTCTTCACGTCGCCGGAGTTCGGTTTCCGTGCGCTGGCGAAGGTGCTGCAGACCTACCAGAACAAGCATGGCCTGCGCACGGTCAAGGCCATCATCAATCGCTGGGCGCCGCCCACCGAGAACATCACCAGCGCGTACGTCCGTGAAGTCGCAAAGGCGCTGAACGTTGATCCTGATGCCCGGATCGACGTAACCAAGTTCGCTACGGCCTTCGGTATCGCGAAGGCCATCGCCCGCCATGAGAACGGCGGTCACTACTGGCCCGACGAACTCATTGTCAAGGGTCTCGAGCTCGCAGGGGTGCGCGCATGA
- a CDS encoding DUF2190 family protein: MKNAHQDGRVLDVTLEAAVESGGVVTKGRMLGIAVSKGAIGDTIAVHVEGVFRLPKLNTAVIAVGDPVTWDVNPGRVIVASAATGDVENFGYAVAAAGNGAAEVLVRLCPGAGVPKAA; the protein is encoded by the coding sequence ATGAAAAACGCACACCAGGACGGCCGCGTCCTCGACGTCACCCTGGAGGCGGCCGTCGAAAGCGGCGGCGTCGTGACCAAGGGCCGCATGCTCGGCATCGCCGTCAGCAAGGGCGCGATCGGCGACACGATCGCGGTCCACGTCGAGGGCGTGTTCCGTCTCCCGAAGCTCAACACCGCGGTCATCGCCGTGGGCGACCCGGTCACCTGGGACGTCAATCCCGGTCGCGTGATCGTCGCATCCGCCGCCACCGGCGACGTCGAGAACTTCGGCTACGCAGTCGCCGCGGCCGGCAACGGCGCGGCCGAAGTGCTGGTCCGCCTGTGCCCCGGCGCCGGCGTCCCGAAGGCCGCCTGA
- a CDS encoding ClpP-like prohead protease/major capsid protein fusion protein, protein MKHTHLSAALAIAIAASSAAGPVATIPGRLEILAKGDDTAELLIYGDIGDGWWGESVAAADVVKQLNDITASTIEVRINSYGGSVTDGLAIYNALKRHKATINVTIDGIAASIASVIACAGDTVQMAANTILMVHAPWGGAWGNVRDLEAYIDVLKVMEGSIATSYAAKTGKTVDAMLLLLRDYQDHYYTAAEAKDLGFCDVITEDAATEDAAENAKAQVAAQAAFAPYLERMPERIAAAFRTPITRSGPVAAAPKSSASADAPPPAVAGNTTGDVAMTEEEKKAAAKARDEALAALRTRNTEILDMAKPHMGNADVKAYVEKVVAEADPAVTAANVGKHILALMANGAGPLNGNAGVVAGKDQRDLTRKAMANAIEARVGFAKAEGDNPYRGFTMVDLARESLAQAGVSTRGLDRKEIVGLAFTHSTSDFPGLLGDTARKAVLKGYEEAEETFDQFTRPVSVPDFKPTNLAGLGAFSDLLVVPEGGEYKYGTFSEQSQAMQIVTYGRLFSITRQAIINDDLGVFNDVPRKLGQAAKRTIAKAIFNLINSNPTLADGFALFSAEHGNLLTGAAISTTSVDAMRQAMALQKDKDGNIIRVPLKTLLTPIALGGLARTVRESQYEVSGSKNLTTPNIVRNTFEVVDDGRLDAASATAWYGVASNSVVDSIVVGYLDGNQTPYLEQHEGFTVDGVAWKVRLDAAPAIADYRGIYKNPGA, encoded by the coding sequence ATGAAGCATACGCACCTGTCTGCTGCCCTCGCCATCGCGATCGCCGCATCTTCCGCCGCCGGCCCCGTGGCCACCATTCCGGGCCGTCTCGAGATTCTCGCTAAGGGCGACGACACCGCCGAGCTGCTGATCTACGGTGACATCGGCGACGGCTGGTGGGGCGAATCGGTGGCCGCTGCCGACGTCGTGAAGCAACTCAACGACATCACCGCCAGCACGATCGAGGTCCGCATCAACAGCTACGGTGGCAGCGTGACCGACGGCCTGGCGATCTACAACGCGTTGAAACGTCACAAGGCCACGATCAACGTGACGATCGACGGCATCGCCGCCTCGATCGCGAGCGTCATCGCCTGCGCCGGCGACACCGTGCAGATGGCAGCGAACACCATCCTGATGGTGCACGCGCCGTGGGGCGGGGCCTGGGGCAACGTACGCGACCTCGAGGCGTACATCGACGTGCTCAAGGTCATGGAAGGGTCGATCGCGACCAGCTATGCGGCGAAGACCGGGAAGACGGTCGACGCAATGCTCTTGCTGCTGCGCGACTACCAGGATCACTACTACACCGCGGCCGAAGCGAAGGATCTCGGTTTCTGCGACGTCATCACCGAGGACGCCGCCACCGAAGACGCCGCGGAGAACGCCAAGGCGCAGGTCGCCGCGCAGGCCGCCTTCGCCCCTTACCTCGAGCGCATGCCCGAGCGGATCGCTGCGGCGTTCCGCACACCCATCACGCGCAGCGGGCCCGTCGCAGCTGCGCCGAAATCGTCGGCTTCGGCCGACGCCCCACCGCCGGCGGTCGCCGGCAACACCACCGGAGACGTCGCAATGACCGAAGAAGAGAAGAAGGCGGCCGCCAAAGCCCGAGACGAAGCTCTCGCCGCGCTGCGCACCCGCAACACCGAGATCCTGGACATGGCCAAGCCCCACATGGGCAACGCCGACGTCAAGGCCTACGTCGAGAAGGTGGTCGCCGAGGCGGATCCCGCCGTGACGGCGGCCAACGTCGGCAAGCACATCCTGGCGCTGATGGCCAACGGCGCCGGCCCGCTGAACGGCAACGCCGGCGTCGTCGCCGGCAAGGACCAGCGCGACTTGACCCGCAAGGCGATGGCGAACGCCATCGAGGCTCGCGTGGGCTTCGCCAAGGCCGAGGGCGACAATCCGTACCGCGGATTCACGATGGTCGACCTGGCCCGCGAGTCGCTGGCGCAGGCGGGCGTGAGCACCCGTGGCCTCGACCGCAAGGAGATCGTGGGCCTGGCGTTCACCCACTCCACCTCCGATTTCCCTGGCCTGCTGGGCGACACGGCGCGCAAGGCGGTGTTGAAGGGGTACGAGGAAGCCGAGGAAACCTTCGACCAGTTCACCCGCCCGGTATCGGTGCCCGACTTCAAGCCGACGAACCTCGCCGGCCTGGGCGCCTTCAGCGATCTGCTCGTGGTTCCGGAAGGCGGCGAGTACAAGTACGGCACCTTCAGCGAGCAGTCGCAGGCGATGCAGATCGTCACCTACGGCCGCCTCTTCTCGATCACGCGTCAGGCGATCATCAACGACGACCTGGGCGTGTTCAACGACGTGCCGCGCAAGCTCGGCCAGGCCGCCAAGCGCACCATCGCGAAGGCGATCTTCAACCTGATCAACAGCAACCCGACCCTGGCCGATGGCTTCGCGCTGTTCAGCGCCGAGCACGGGAACCTGCTGACGGGCGCGGCGATCAGCACCACCAGCGTGGACGCGATGCGCCAGGCGATGGCCCTGCAGAAGGACAAGGACGGCAACATCATCCGCGTCCCGCTGAAGACGCTGCTCACGCCGATTGCGCTCGGTGGCCTGGCGCGCACGGTCCGCGAGAGCCAGTACGAGGTGAGCGGCAGCAAGAACCTCACCACGCCGAACATCGTGCGCAACACCTTCGAGGTGGTCGACGACGGCCGTCTGGACGCCGCCAGCGCCACCGCCTGGTACGGCGTGGCCAGCAACTCCGTCGTCGACAGCATTGTGGTCGGCTACCTGGACGGCAACCAGACGCCGTACCTGGAGCAGCACGAGGGCTTCACCGTCGACGGCGTCGCCTGGAAGGTCCGCCTCGACGCTGCTCCGGCGATCGCCGACTACCGCGGCATCTACAAGAACCCCGGCGCGTAA
- a CDS encoding phage portal protein — protein MGSAATARQRLLETLPVDRSARSIAQLTDAKVSARAHEVTRPSRSRKLARDWGSGNAIVGMDAKQLRDQARHLERDLDLARNAINILVQNTVGSGIDVLSAPRKPGGEIDRVLAQEMDDLWDDWWDKPEVTGMHDFGRCQQLLARSWFRDGESYYQDLIGPVVALTYDTQVRYAIEMLEADLIPLDMTDPGRKILQGCERNDWGRILAWHVYKTHPGDVLGFNLETKRVSADRMHQIALIDRLHQVRGLSVLASSMSRFEDVKDYEESERIAAKVAASMCAFIKKGENGGATTPVSGALIVESDGNQVRELRMTPGAIFDELLPGEDVGTIASNRPNPNAATWRKEQLRAAAGGVGVSYSSLSLDYNGTYSAQRQELVEKWGAYLMLAESFIAQGVRPIRKRFVEACVLDGLIKLPRTWEMRHLMASTYVRPMMPWIDPLKEAMARGEYEDRGWTSPQQNALALGNNPNEVLQQSADWNKQREALQLGDAAQTNDPNARAALRGEVVRSMLTEKN, from the coding sequence ATGGGCAGCGCGGCCACCGCACGCCAGCGGCTGCTGGAGACCCTGCCGGTCGATCGGTCGGCGCGTTCCATCGCGCAGCTCACGGACGCGAAGGTCAGCGCCCGCGCGCACGAGGTAACCCGCCCCAGCCGTTCGCGCAAACTGGCTCGCGATTGGGGCAGCGGCAACGCCATCGTCGGCATGGATGCCAAGCAGTTGCGCGACCAGGCCCGTCACCTCGAGCGGGACCTCGACCTAGCGCGCAACGCGATCAACATCCTGGTGCAGAACACCGTCGGGTCAGGAATCGACGTGCTCTCGGCGCCCCGCAAACCCGGCGGGGAGATCGACCGCGTGCTCGCCCAGGAAATGGACGACCTCTGGGATGACTGGTGGGACAAGCCGGAAGTCACCGGGATGCACGATTTCGGGCGATGCCAACAGCTGCTCGCGCGCAGCTGGTTCCGCGACGGCGAATCCTACTACCAGGACCTGATCGGCCCGGTCGTGGCGCTCACCTACGATACCCAGGTGCGCTACGCCATCGAGATGCTGGAAGCAGACCTGATTCCGCTCGACATGACGGACCCCGGCAGGAAGATCCTGCAGGGCTGCGAGCGCAATGACTGGGGCCGCATCCTCGCCTGGCACGTCTACAAGACGCATCCGGGCGACGTTCTCGGCTTCAACCTGGAGACGAAGCGGGTCAGCGCGGATCGCATGCACCAGATCGCGCTCATCGACCGCTTGCACCAGGTCCGCGGGCTCTCCGTGCTCGCCTCGTCCATGTCCCGCTTCGAGGACGTCAAGGACTACGAGGAATCCGAGCGCATCGCCGCGAAGGTCGCCGCTTCGATGTGCGCCTTCATCAAGAAGGGCGAGAACGGCGGCGCCACCACGCCGGTGAGCGGCGCGCTCATCGTGGAATCCGATGGGAACCAGGTGCGCGAACTGCGCATGACGCCGGGCGCGATCTTCGACGAACTGCTGCCCGGTGAGGACGTCGGCACGATCGCAAGCAACCGACCGAACCCGAACGCCGCGACCTGGCGCAAGGAACAGCTGCGCGCCGCCGCCGGCGGCGTCGGCGTGAGCTACAGCAGCCTGTCGCTGGATTACAACGGCACATACAGCGCGCAGCGACAGGAACTGGTCGAGAAGTGGGGCGCGTACCTGATGCTCGCCGAGAGCTTCATCGCGCAGGGCGTGCGGCCGATCCGCAAGCGCTTCGTCGAGGCCTGCGTCCTCGACGGCCTGATCAAGCTTCCCCGCACCTGGGAGATGCGCCACCTGATGGCGTCGACCTACGTGCGCCCGATGATGCCGTGGATCGATCCGCTCAAGGAAGCGATGGCGCGCGGCGAGTATGAGGACCGCGGCTGGACCTCGCCGCAGCAGAACGCGCTCGCCCTGGGCAACAACCCCAACGAAGTGCTGCAGCAGTCCGCCGACTGGAATAAGCAGCGCGAGGCGCTGCAGCTGGGCGACGCTGCACAGACCAACGACCCGAACGCCCGCGCCGCCCTGCGCGGTGAAGTCGTTCGATCCATGCTCACGGAGAAGAACTGA
- a CDS encoding primosomal replication protein PriB/PriC domain protein, producing MPTINEERLELYRAAEVKILKGQAVRFGDRELRYADLKEIRAEIERLQRAVASEQRGGRSGFATADFGGVT from the coding sequence ATGCCGACGATCAACGAAGAACGCCTCGAACTCTACCGGGCCGCGGAGGTGAAGATCCTCAAGGGCCAAGCGGTGCGCTTCGGCGACCGCGAGCTCCGGTATGCGGACCTGAAGGAGATCCGCGCTGAGATCGAGCGACTGCAGCGCGCCGTGGCCAGCGAGCAACGCGGCGGCCGGTCCGGCTTCGCGACCGCCGACTTCGGTGGGGTGACCTGA
- a CDS encoding phage terminase large subunit family protein, which yields MTFDAAGFERLLGDAVCAVDQAWARAWMPRIPMTISEWAEAHRMLPEASSAEPGKWRNARNPHLVEIMDVLSPGRPAEKVVFKKPTQVGGTEVLINALGHNMCHDPGPIMLLVPGIDLAERHSKQRIAPSIEASPEWSRVVPPARSRDSGNTVRAKEFPGGILVIATANSSVAVRSMPVRYLYCDEVDEFLRNLNGQGSALEAAIRRTGTYQGRRKIYLCSSPTIKGDSIIDDEYEASDQRERHVPCPHCERLQVLRMDNLLDDGTYVCEHCGKAIEETHKDWMFERGVWIARFPDRAVPGFHLNALYAPYRLGESWLYIAGERAKAKADPSKQVTFTNTYEGLAFEGERQQADPEVIAARAEAGRYRGRVPRGALVLTIGVDCQHDRFEAQVIGWGRGQRGSIVDYDVIPGDPSTPEGYAELDAWLMRSYRNCGGAMMIGEAVAIDGGNWTEMVAQYVKSKVLRSGQSRLVQVAGGFRPQKLYVVRGRSAKSERVVYKPAKTEVNDRDRTIARSVGVWGVGTDVAKHILFGRMTADANPETDVERRMIRFPGGLGEPFDPLKPDPGQLPPEYYKGLTVEYYDLNAKRWITPKGARNESFDTMVYAYWAALSPAVRLDMIRDHEWTALEDRLEPVVDLFSPAPEDSDSRETLPVQSPPPAAAADSRETWPRPARRSAGITTREGWGL from the coding sequence ATGACGTTCGATGCCGCCGGCTTCGAGCGCCTGTTGGGCGACGCCGTCTGCGCGGTCGACCAGGCCTGGGCCCGCGCGTGGATGCCGCGGATTCCGATGACGATCAGCGAGTGGGCGGAGGCCCACCGCATGCTGCCCGAGGCGAGTTCGGCCGAGCCAGGCAAGTGGCGAAACGCGCGCAACCCGCACCTGGTCGAAATTATGGACGTGCTCTCGCCAGGCCGTCCGGCCGAGAAGGTCGTGTTCAAGAAGCCGACGCAGGTCGGAGGCACCGAGGTCCTGATCAACGCGCTCGGGCACAACATGTGCCACGACCCCGGCCCGATCATGCTGCTGGTGCCCGGCATCGACTTGGCCGAGCGTCACAGCAAGCAGCGCATCGCGCCATCGATCGAAGCGAGCCCGGAGTGGAGCCGGGTCGTGCCGCCGGCGCGCAGTCGCGACAGCGGCAACACTGTTCGCGCAAAGGAGTTTCCCGGCGGCATCCTGGTGATCGCCACGGCGAACAGTTCGGTCGCCGTCCGCTCGATGCCGGTCCGGTATTTGTACTGCGACGAGGTCGACGAGTTCCTCCGCAACCTCAACGGCCAGGGAAGCGCGCTGGAGGCGGCGATCCGCCGAACCGGCACGTACCAAGGCCGCCGCAAGATCTACCTATGCAGTTCGCCCACCATCAAGGGCGACAGCATCATCGACGACGAGTACGAAGCCAGCGACCAGCGCGAGCGGCACGTGCCGTGCCCGCACTGCGAACGCCTGCAGGTCCTGCGGATGGACAATCTGCTGGACGACGGCACGTACGTGTGCGAGCACTGCGGCAAGGCCATCGAGGAAACGCACAAGGACTGGATGTTCGAGCGCGGCGTGTGGATCGCCCGCTTTCCCGACCGCGCCGTACCTGGGTTCCACCTCAACGCGTTGTACGCGCCATACCGCCTTGGCGAGTCGTGGCTCTACATCGCCGGCGAACGCGCGAAGGCCAAAGCGGATCCGTCGAAGCAGGTCACTTTCACCAACACCTACGAAGGGCTGGCGTTCGAAGGGGAGCGGCAGCAGGCGGACCCGGAAGTTATCGCCGCCCGCGCGGAGGCCGGCCGCTACCGCGGCCGCGTTCCACGTGGCGCGCTGGTGCTGACGATCGGCGTGGACTGCCAGCACGATCGCTTCGAGGCGCAGGTGATCGGCTGGGGTCGCGGCCAGCGCGGGTCGATCGTCGACTACGACGTGATACCAGGCGACCCCTCGACGCCGGAAGGCTACGCCGAGCTCGATGCGTGGTTGATGCGCAGCTACCGGAACTGCGGCGGCGCGATGATGATCGGCGAGGCGGTGGCGATCGACGGCGGCAACTGGACCGAGATGGTCGCGCAGTACGTCAAGTCGAAAGTCCTGCGTTCCGGCCAGTCGCGCCTCGTCCAGGTCGCGGGCGGCTTCAGACCGCAGAAGTTGTACGTCGTGCGCGGTCGCTCGGCCAAGTCGGAGCGCGTGGTCTACAAGCCGGCAAAGACAGAGGTCAACGACCGGGACCGCACCATCGCTCGAAGCGTTGGCGTGTGGGGCGTCGGCACGGACGTGGCCAAGCACATCCTGTTCGGTCGTATGACTGCGGACGCCAACCCGGAGACGGACGTGGAGCGGCGCATGATCCGCTTCCCCGGCGGCCTCGGCGAGCCCTTCGACCCATTGAAGCCCGATCCTGGACAGCTGCCTCCCGAGTACTACAAGGGCCTAACCGTCGAGTACTACGACCTCAACGCGAAGCGGTGGATCACTCCGAAGGGGGCGCGCAATGAGTCGTTCGACACGATGGTCTACGCCTACTGGGCCGCGCTGAGCCCGGCGGTGCGCCTCGACATGATCCGCGACCATGAGTGGACGGCGCTGGAGGACCGGCTCGAACCCGTCGTCGACTTGTTCAGCCCTGCGCCAGAGGATTCGGATTCCCGTGAAACACTGCCGGTACAGTCGCCGCCCCCGGCCGCTGCCGCGGATTCCCGTGAAACATGGCCGCGCCCGGCACGTCGATCAGCCGGAATCACCACACGCGAGGGCTGGGGCCTATGA
- a CDS encoding VapE domain-containing protein has translation MTAVAGSKKKFTVVDGGGTAPPPGDSDPSAWKNALTRRKDGGVEGSLHNCIMILEHDENLAGMVWLNESSNQVVLAKDPPWTGGNRDEFTDTDSCELAAWLQSPDRYHMSVSDELVLKSVITVARRHRRHPIREYLRALKWDGTPRVERMFVELFGAEDKPYNLQAATCFMVSAASRLLWVDPKQPFTGSKVDFMLVLEGGQGKKKTSSFEALFGAQWYVETLESPAGKDFYQVILGCWGVEIAEMDSFSKADVTSVKGAITRRVDKYRAPYERVPRSYRRECVFVGTTNETEYLRDHTGGRRFLPVRVLDEGVIELEKIIELRDQLWAEAVHLFDAGVPWWKLPDDAAAEQEARYFEDSWEGRISRWLEGKGQGDRAYPQRLSYTTRVDWTTTDEILQYAIGADAAKHGRPEQMRVSSIMKRLGWTHRRMLVDGGALRERRWLRASGDMADEGKATLPAGGVDDDCPF, from the coding sequence ATGACCGCCGTGGCCGGATCGAAGAAGAAGTTCACGGTCGTTGATGGCGGCGGCACGGCGCCACCGCCAGGCGATTCCGACCCGAGTGCGTGGAAGAACGCACTGACCCGCAGAAAGGACGGCGGCGTCGAAGGCTCACTGCACAACTGCATCATGATCCTGGAGCACGACGAGAACCTCGCCGGCATGGTGTGGCTCAACGAGTCGAGCAACCAGGTGGTGCTGGCCAAGGATCCGCCGTGGACCGGCGGCAACCGCGACGAGTTCACCGACACCGATAGCTGTGAGCTCGCTGCCTGGCTGCAGTCGCCGGATCGCTACCACATGAGCGTGAGCGATGAGCTCGTGCTGAAGTCAGTGATCACGGTCGCGCGTCGCCACCGGCGCCATCCCATCCGCGAATATCTTCGTGCCTTGAAGTGGGACGGGACGCCGCGCGTAGAGCGCATGTTCGTTGAGCTCTTCGGCGCGGAGGACAAGCCCTACAACCTGCAGGCCGCCACGTGCTTCATGGTATCCGCAGCCTCGCGCCTGCTGTGGGTCGATCCGAAGCAGCCGTTCACCGGATCCAAGGTGGACTTCATGCTGGTGCTGGAGGGTGGCCAGGGCAAGAAGAAGACGTCCTCGTTCGAAGCGTTGTTCGGCGCGCAGTGGTACGTCGAGACGCTCGAGTCGCCGGCGGGCAAGGACTTCTACCAGGTGATCCTCGGCTGCTGGGGCGTCGAAATCGCCGAGATGGACAGCTTCAGCAAGGCCGACGTCACGAGCGTCAAGGGTGCCATCACCCGCCGCGTCGACAAGTACCGCGCGCCCTACGAGCGCGTGCCGCGGTCGTACCGCCGCGAGTGCGTATTCGTGGGCACGACCAACGAGACCGAGTACTTGCGCGATCACACCGGCGGCCGCCGCTTCTTGCCGGTACGCGTCCTCGATGAGGGCGTGATCGAGCTCGAGAAGATCATCGAACTGCGCGACCAGCTGTGGGCCGAAGCGGTGCACTTGTTCGACGCCGGCGTTCCCTGGTGGAAGCTGCCGGACGACGCAGCCGCGGAGCAGGAAGCGCGCTACTTCGAGGACAGTTGGGAAGGCCGCATCAGTCGCTGGCTCGAGGGCAAAGGTCAAGGCGATCGCGCCTACCCGCAACGCCTCAGCTACACCACGCGTGTCGATTGGACCACCACCGACGAGATCCTGCAGTACGCGATCGGCGCCGATGCTGCCAAGCACGGACGGCCAGAGCAGATGCGCGTGTCGTCGATCATGAAGCGCCTGGGATGGACGCACCGACGGATGCTGGTGGACGGCGGAGCACTGCGGGAGCGACGCTGGCTGCGCGCAAGCGGGGACATGGCGGACGAAGGCAAGGCCACGCTGCCAGCAGGAGGCGTCGATGACGACTGCCCCTTCTAG
- a CDS encoding CHC2 zinc finger domain-containing protein: MNASSAARIDTDALRASVDIVDVVGAYVKLKRDGNEWKGCCPFHSERTPSFYVSPAKGFVHCFGCGAHHDVIAFVMRHDGLDFKEACEKLGHRDFEPIRESAPIEVAVPEGKWIPLLPVPDHAPALLRADGWTVPVWNPKRSKFSRFRPARADAYRNAAGALLGYVLRCEFGDGKITPTITWCIGPDGAMQWCIRPFPRPRPLCGLDDLAAKPLAPVLMPEGEKCRAAGAGALPMYAVVTWPGGSKGIPYVDWSPLAGRDVVLWPDADQPGRDAMLGYRDYSGLQHPGVAQFLQRAGVRSMRYIDTEGQPKGWDLADALDDGWTPRQLATWAAQRVGDLEVIRG; encoded by the coding sequence ATGAACGCTTCGTCGGCTGCGCGCATCGACACCGACGCACTGCGCGCCAGCGTGGACATCGTCGATGTCGTAGGCGCCTACGTGAAGCTCAAGCGCGACGGCAACGAGTGGAAGGGCTGCTGTCCCTTCCATTCGGAGCGCACGCCATCCTTCTACGTCTCGCCGGCTAAAGGCTTCGTCCATTGCTTCGGGTGCGGCGCGCACCACGACGTGATCGCGTTTGTCATGCGCCATGACGGCCTGGACTTCAAGGAAGCCTGTGAGAAGCTCGGGCATCGCGACTTCGAGCCCATCCGCGAGTCGGCGCCGATCGAGGTCGCTGTACCGGAGGGCAAATGGATTCCCTTGCTGCCTGTGCCCGATCACGCGCCGGCGTTGCTGCGCGCTGACGGATGGACCGTGCCGGTCTGGAACCCAAAACGGTCCAAGTTCTCCCGCTTCCGGCCTGCTCGAGCCGACGCGTATCGCAACGCGGCCGGCGCACTGCTGGGCTACGTGCTGCGGTGCGAGTTCGGCGACGGAAAGATCACGCCGACGATCACCTGGTGCATCGGGCCCGACGGTGCGATGCAATGGTGCATTCGCCCCTTCCCACGTCCGCGGCCGCTCTGTGGCCTTGATGACCTTGCAGCCAAGCCACTCGCGCCCGTCTTGATGCCGGAGGGCGAAAAATGCCGCGCGGCTGGCGCTGGCGCGCTGCCCATGTACGCGGTGGTGACGTGGCCAGGTGGCAGCAAGGGTATTCCCTACGTCGATTGGTCGCCGCTGGCGGGTCGCGACGTGGTGTTGTGGCCCGATGCCGACCAACCGGGCCGCGACGCAATGCTCGGCTACCGAGACTACAGCGGGCTGCAGCACCCCGGAGTAGCGCAGTTCCTGCAGCGTGCAGGCGTCAGGTCGATGCGCTACATCGATACCGAAGGCCAGCCGAAGGGCTGGGACCTGGCCGATGCCCTCGATGACGGATGGACCCCGCGACAGCTGGCCACATGGGCCGCGCAGCGCGTCGGCGACCTCGAAGTGATCCGAGGATGA
- a CDS encoding TraR/DksA C4-type zinc finger protein, translating into MPDAMDHLQTFNDEHVQDSIKRHQAHQHARAGRTHCERLDCGEPIRPERTAQGAQRCDECEEEHQRRNAHFAPWARQR; encoded by the coding sequence ATGCCTGACGCAATGGACCACCTGCAGACGTTCAACGACGAGCACGTGCAGGATTCGATCAAGCGCCACCAGGCGCACCAACACGCGCGAGCCGGCCGCACACACTGCGAGCGTCTGGATTGCGGCGAGCCCATCCGCCCCGAACGCACGGCGCAAGGCGCGCAGCGCTGCGACGAATGCGAAGAAGAGCACCAGCGGCGCAATGCCCACTTCGCCCCGTGGGCAAGGCAGCGGTGA